The Azotosporobacter soli genome contains a region encoding:
- the tyrS gene encoding tyrosine--tRNA ligase, which produces MSVFDVLKERGFIQQVTHEEELKERLANESVTFYIGFDPTADSLHVGHFLTLMAMAHMQQGGHRPICLLGGGTGSVGDPSGKSDMRRMMDRTEINHNIECFKKQMQRFIDFSDDKALMINNADWLLELNYVQLLREVGVHFSVNRMLAAECYKQRWEKGLTFFELNYMIMQAYDFWELFNQQGCILQMGGDDQWSNILAGADLIRRKESKPAFGLTLTLLTTSDGRKMGKTEKGALWLDGEKTSPYEFYQYWRNVADADVEKCLSLLTFLPMDEVRRLGALEGQAINEAKKVLAFEVTKLIHGQEAAENSRQAAEALFSGSGSLDNTPTVNVTSAQLGGKLLDILFDAGIFASKSEGRRLIAQGGLHLEQEKVSDPDRLLSQDDFTDNAALLRKGKKNYYRLVLNQ; this is translated from the coding sequence ATGTCCGTATTTGACGTATTGAAAGAACGCGGTTTTATCCAGCAGGTCACCCATGAAGAAGAATTGAAAGAACGCCTTGCCAACGAATCCGTCACCTTTTACATCGGCTTCGACCCCACGGCGGATAGCCTGCATGTTGGCCATTTTCTCACCTTGATGGCAATGGCTCACATGCAGCAGGGCGGTCACCGTCCGATTTGCCTGCTCGGCGGCGGCACCGGTTCGGTCGGCGATCCGAGCGGTAAGAGCGATATGCGCCGCATGATGGATCGTACAGAGATTAATCACAATATCGAATGCTTCAAAAAGCAGATGCAGCGCTTCATCGACTTTTCCGACGACAAGGCTCTGATGATCAATAACGCGGATTGGCTGCTCGAACTGAATTACGTCCAACTTCTGCGCGAAGTCGGCGTCCATTTCTCGGTCAATCGAATGCTGGCTGCCGAATGCTACAAGCAACGCTGGGAAAAAGGCCTGACCTTTTTTGAACTGAACTATATGATCATGCAAGCCTACGACTTCTGGGAGCTCTTCAACCAGCAAGGCTGCATCCTGCAAATGGGCGGCGACGACCAGTGGTCTAATATCCTCGCCGGCGCCGACCTGATTCGCCGCAAAGAAAGCAAGCCGGCTTTCGGCCTGACGCTGACGCTGCTCACGACCAGCGACGGTCGGAAAATGGGCAAGACCGAAAAAGGCGCCTTATGGCTGGACGGCGAAAAAACATCGCCGTATGAATTTTATCAGTATTGGCGCAACGTGGCCGATGCCGACGTCGAGAAATGCCTTTCTTTGTTGACGTTCCTGCCGATGGATGAGGTGCGCCGCCTTGGCGCGCTGGAAGGGCAGGCCATCAACGAAGCCAAGAAGGTTCTCGCCTTTGAAGTAACCAAACTGATTCATGGCCAGGAAGCAGCGGAAAACAGCCGACAGGCGGCGGAAGCCTTGTTCAGCGGCAGCGGTTCACTCGATAATACGCCGACCGTAAATGTAACGAGCGCCCAGCTTGGCGGCAAACTGCTCGATATCTTATTTGACGCCGGCATCTTCGCTTCCAAAAGCGAAGGCCGCCGTTTGATCGCACAAGGCGGTCTGCACCTTGAACAGGAAAAGGTCAGCGACCCCGACCGACTGCTTAGCCAGGACGATTTCACCGACAATGCCGCGCTGCTGCGCAAAGGCAAAAAAAATTACTATCGCCTCGTCTTGAACCAATAA
- a CDS encoding transporter substrate-binding domain-containing protein yields the protein MMEIRRRIVLGALLITAMLGAFFFYESFCQPETAWQPTELNLTEDERQWLEAHKVIRLGLDEQYLPLEAYDEKGRFIGISAEYATILERQLHVKIETTRGLNWSQVLTAAKEGKVDLICSMAQSPEREKYMLFSEVYLRYPVVVVTRDTLKDLESVEGLRGKTVAGVKDYWIYDLSRLVYSFLTWRYYQTESDCLRAVSVGDADAYITDAATANYQIEQLQLSNLRIAMETPYFWEGRMAVRKDWPELAGIVNKALAAIPQSERNRINDKWLMTKKKSLWQNREFRIVAALATGLALTVFAFGFVWNRSLRRQVAEKTEDLRLANDSLEEQVTKRTQALTTANRELTKSNEKLANALEQLQQTQSQLVQSEKMASLNTIVAGVAHEINTPLGSSVTMASFLAQQAKELEETFAQSKLTRGELQEFLSGQREAAALLLANLQRAAEMVQSFKRVSADQASEVRRVFPVRQCLADVVASLRGALKNRQLKIIVECPEDWCVDSYPGALSQVAANLILNSLSHAYNPDDAGQITLSARQAENRFIFTYSDDGKGIEAEILPHIFDPFYTTNRSGGNTGLGLYVLYQLAQQTFGGELLCSSEAGKGTVFTLQFPLLP from the coding sequence ATGATGGAAATTAGGCGGCGGATCGTGCTGGGCGCATTGCTGATAACGGCAATGTTAGGCGCCTTCTTTTTCTACGAGTCTTTTTGCCAGCCCGAGACTGCATGGCAGCCGACGGAATTGAATCTCACGGAGGATGAACGTCAATGGCTGGAGGCGCATAAAGTAATCAGGCTCGGCCTGGATGAACAATATCTGCCGCTAGAAGCGTATGATGAAAAAGGCAGATTCATAGGCATCAGCGCCGAATATGCGACGATTCTTGAGCGGCAGCTCCATGTCAAAATCGAGACGACACGAGGACTGAACTGGTCGCAGGTTCTAACGGCGGCTAAAGAAGGAAAAGTGGATTTGATTTGTAGCATGGCGCAAAGTCCGGAACGTGAGAAGTATATGCTGTTCAGCGAAGTCTACCTGCGCTATCCGGTGGTCGTCGTGACGCGCGACACGCTGAAGGACTTGGAGTCGGTGGAGGGGCTGCGCGGCAAAACAGTAGCCGGTGTCAAAGATTACTGGATCTATGATCTGAGTCGTCTGGTCTATTCTTTTTTAACCTGGCGCTATTACCAAACGGAAAGCGATTGTTTGCGTGCTGTGTCCGTTGGCGATGCTGATGCGTATATTACCGATGCGGCGACCGCCAATTATCAGATCGAACAGCTGCAACTAAGTAATCTTAGAATTGCGATGGAAACGCCGTATTTTTGGGAAGGGCGCATGGCGGTGCGCAAAGACTGGCCTGAATTGGCCGGCATAGTGAATAAGGCGCTGGCTGCGATACCGCAGAGCGAGCGCAACCGGATCAATGATAAATGGTTGATGACGAAAAAGAAGAGCCTTTGGCAAAACCGTGAATTTCGCATCGTAGCAGCGTTGGCGACTGGTTTGGCATTGACGGTGTTTGCGTTTGGCTTTGTCTGGAATCGATCGCTGCGCCGTCAAGTCGCGGAAAAGACGGAGGATTTACGTCTTGCCAATGATAGCCTTGAAGAACAGGTGACAAAGAGAACGCAGGCGTTGACAACGGCGAATCGTGAACTGACAAAAAGCAATGAAAAACTGGCCAACGCGCTCGAACAGCTGCAGCAGACGCAGAGCCAACTCGTCCAGTCGGAAAAGATGGCTTCTCTTAATACGATCGTGGCAGGCGTTGCGCATGAAATCAATACGCCGCTCGGCAGCAGCGTCACGATGGCTTCGTTTTTGGCGCAACAAGCGAAAGAACTGGAAGAAACATTTGCGCAAAGCAAGCTCACGCGCGGTGAGTTGCAGGAGTTCTTGAGCGGACAGCGGGAAGCGGCGGCGTTGTTGCTGGCAAATTTACAGCGTGCGGCCGAAATGGTGCAAAGCTTTAAACGGGTTTCCGCGGACCAGGCCAGTGAAGTCCGGCGCGTCTTTCCAGTGCGCCAATGTTTGGCGGATGTAGTGGCCAGCCTGCGCGGAGCGTTAAAGAATAGGCAACTGAAAATCATTGTGGAATGTCCGGAAGACTGGTGTGTTGACAGTTATCCCGGCGCGCTGTCGCAGGTTGCGGCCAATCTGATCTTGAATTCACTCAGCCACGCCTATAACCCGGACGATGCAGGACAAATAACGTTGTCGGCGCGCCAGGCAGAGAACCGCTTTATTTTTACGTATAGCGATGACGGCAAAGGGATCGAAGCGGAAATATTGCCGCATATCTTCGATCCGTTTTATACGACAAACCGCAGTGGCGGCAATACGGGACTCGGGCTTTATGTCCTCTATCAGCTGGCGCAGCAGACGTTCGGCGGTGAACTGCTTTGCAGCAGTGAAGCAGGTAAGGGGACTGTTTTTACTTTGCAATTTCCACTTCTTCCATAG
- a CDS encoding protein tyrosine phosphatase — MKIRIWLAAVVLLAVICNGPMYAGAAKVQAGEEFWRIDTENEASLPRNFRTSDDAFQTGEGFLPSRQGLAELHASGSAQFSRLEFEVLQAKLPAPLVIVDLRQESHGLLNGIAVSWYGARDWANVGKSMQEVLQDEKIHLTEAQDSIVSIAPLNKVKRADCKRDLFVLSALSEEEFVKERGVGYFRLTVTDHLRPDDVAVELFLAFYKNLPPGTALHFHCQAGHGRTTTFMAMYDMLKNAKQVSFNDILARQQLLGGANLLQESSQEAWKIKASQERLQFLQEFYAYAAQSPTESWTAWSKQR, encoded by the coding sequence GTGAAAATAAGAATATGGTTGGCGGCGGTAGTCTTGCTTGCCGTCATTTGCAACGGACCAATGTACGCCGGAGCGGCAAAGGTGCAGGCGGGCGAAGAATTTTGGCGGATTGACACGGAGAACGAAGCGAGCCTGCCGCGCAATTTCAGGACGAGCGATGATGCGTTCCAGACTGGTGAAGGTTTCCTGCCGTCACGCCAGGGTTTGGCGGAATTGCATGCATCGGGCAGCGCGCAATTCTCCCGTTTAGAATTCGAAGTGCTGCAGGCGAAGCTGCCTGCGCCACTGGTTATTGTCGATTTGCGGCAGGAATCGCACGGTTTGCTGAATGGAATCGCGGTGAGTTGGTACGGCGCGCGCGACTGGGCCAATGTCGGAAAGAGTATGCAGGAAGTGCTGCAGGACGAGAAAATACATTTGACGGAGGCGCAAGACAGCATAGTTAGCATCGCGCCGCTGAATAAAGTGAAGCGCGCGGACTGCAAACGAGATCTCTTTGTCCTTAGCGCGCTCAGTGAGGAAGAGTTCGTCAAGGAACGCGGCGTCGGATATTTTCGTCTTACTGTGACCGACCATTTGCGACCGGACGATGTGGCGGTCGAGCTCTTTCTTGCCTTTTACAAGAATCTGCCGCCCGGCACCGCGCTGCATTTTCATTGTCAGGCCGGTCATGGTCGCACGACAACTTTCATGGCCATGTATGACATGCTGAAAAACGCAAAACAAGTTTCCTTCAACGATATCCTGGCGCGTCAGCAATTGCTCGGCGGTGCGAATTTGCTGCAGGAAAGCTCGCAGGAAGCCTGGAAGATAAAAGCGTCTCAGGAACGGCTGCAATTCTTGCAAGAATTCTACGCGTATGCGGCGCAAAGTCCGACTGAATCTTGGACAGCATGGAGCAAGCAGCGTTAA
- a CDS encoding APC family permease encodes MEKESQADKLLKRELGLIPAMALVVGMVIGSGIFMKPGKVLLAAGDSTLGLAAWVIGGIITVTAGLTIAELGAQIPRTGGMYAYLDEVYGKFWAYLFGWVQTLIYGPATIGALGLYFSALLIPFLNIPTSYKMPLAILAVAFISGINCLGARCGGMIQSVATIAKLIPIACIAVFGLWQGNGQILNMSSGVSESAGMGAAILATLWAYDGWIAAGFVAGEMKNPAKLLPRAIILGLGIVIVAYLSVNVAVLHVLPAAEIAALGPLASGAAAGILFGDIGGKLISIGILVSIFGALNGYIMTNARVPYAMAVAGQLPGSRFLAKVHKEYGTPVGATLFQVCMAVLLMTLGDPDRLTDIAMFMIQIFYLLAFVAVFLLRKRQPAAERPYKVPLYPVVPAVAILGGLYIIGSTLLNNPQDTLYALSLTLLGVPVYWLMLRQKKGACGAKKSA; translated from the coding sequence ATGGAAAAAGAATCGCAAGCGGACAAACTGTTAAAAAGGGAACTGGGCCTGATTCCCGCAATGGCGTTGGTCGTGGGGATGGTGATCGGTTCCGGAATTTTCATGAAACCGGGCAAGGTGCTGCTGGCGGCCGGGGATTCGACGTTGGGACTGGCAGCCTGGGTGATCGGCGGCATCATCACGGTCACGGCCGGACTGACGATCGCCGAACTTGGTGCGCAGATTCCGCGCACCGGCGGCATGTATGCTTATTTGGACGAGGTGTACGGGAAATTCTGGGCTTATCTGTTCGGCTGGGTACAGACGTTGATTTATGGACCGGCGACAATCGGCGCATTGGGGCTTTATTTCTCAGCCTTGCTGATTCCCTTTTTAAATATTCCGACCAGTTATAAGATGCCGCTGGCTATCTTGGCGGTGGCGTTCATTTCCGGTATAAACTGCCTCGGCGCGCGCTGCGGCGGGATGATCCAGTCGGTTGCGACAATTGCAAAATTGATTCCGATTGCCTGCATTGCCGTCTTCGGACTGTGGCAGGGCAATGGACAAATTCTTAACATGAGCAGCGGCGTGAGCGAATCGGCCGGCATGGGCGCGGCGATATTGGCGACGCTATGGGCGTATGACGGTTGGATCGCGGCCGGATTTGTCGCCGGTGAGATGAAGAATCCGGCGAAGTTATTGCCGCGCGCGATCATCTTGGGCCTCGGCATTGTCATCGTGGCGTATCTTTCGGTGAACGTTGCGGTGCTGCATGTGCTGCCGGCCGCAGAAATTGCGGCGCTCGGACCGCTCGCCAGCGGCGCTGCCGCCGGAATTCTTTTCGGTGATATCGGCGGCAAGCTGATTAGCATCGGCATTTTGGTTTCGATTTTCGGTGCGTTGAACGGTTATATCATGACAAATGCGCGTGTGCCGTATGCAATGGCGGTGGCAGGGCAGCTGCCGGGTTCGCGTTTTTTAGCGAAGGTGCATAAGGAATATGGCACACCGGTCGGAGCGACCTTGTTTCAGGTCTGCATGGCGGTGCTGTTGATGACGCTGGGCGATCCCGATCGCCTGACCGACATCGCAATGTTCATGATCCAGATTTTTTATCTGCTTGCGTTTGTCGCGGTCTTCCTGTTGAGAAAACGCCAGCCTGCGGCCGAACGGCCGTATAAGGTTCCTCTCTATCCGGTTGTTCCGGCGGTTGCGATCCTCGGCGGTCTCTATATCATCGGCAGTACGCTGCTGAATAATCCGCAGGACACGCTCTATGCATTGTCGCTGACGCTTCTCGGCGTACCGGTCTACTGGCTGATGCTGCGCCAAAAGAAAGGCGCCTGCGGCGCAAAAAAGTCGGCGTAA
- a CDS encoding MBL fold metallo-hydrolase, whose product MKVTVLVDNNTLIDRYYLGEPGVAYFIEEGENRILFDTGYSDVFLKNALKMKLPLGEIDFVAISHGHNDHTWGLGHLVQWLSENQAAQKPTLVAHPCAFYSKRVEEVGEIGSLLSLDVLQRQFSMLLSRQPVWLTERLVFLGEIPRGNGFENKTPVGSVENGSGREPDFSLDDSALAYKGENGLVIITGCSHAGICNTVDYAKLVCEETRLQDVIGGFHLLDSPPEILEQTCAHLKKQNVKILHAAHCTDLAAKIRLAQNFTLKEVGVGLVLEYD is encoded by the coding sequence ATGAAGGTAACCGTACTGGTAGATAACAATACGTTGATTGACCGCTATTATCTGGGAGAACCGGGGGTAGCGTATTTTATTGAAGAAGGTGAAAACAGGATTCTGTTCGATACCGGATATTCCGATGTTTTCCTTAAAAATGCGCTGAAAATGAAGCTGCCGCTGGGCGAAATTGATTTTGTCGCTATTTCGCATGGGCACAACGATCATACCTGGGGGCTGGGGCATTTGGTGCAATGGCTGTCGGAGAATCAGGCGGCGCAAAAGCCGACGCTGGTCGCCCACCCCTGTGCGTTTTACAGCAAACGCGTCGAAGAGGTCGGCGAAATCGGTTCGCTGCTCAGCCTGGATGTGCTGCAGCGACAGTTTAGCATGCTCTTGAGCCGCCAACCGGTCTGGCTGACGGAGCGGCTGGTCTTTCTTGGTGAAATCCCGCGCGGCAATGGCTTTGAAAATAAGACGCCGGTCGGCAGCGTCGAGAACGGTAGCGGCAGGGAGCCGGATTTCAGCCTTGACGACTCGGCGCTGGCATACAAAGGGGAAAACGGCTTGGTGATTATTACCGGCTGTTCGCATGCCGGAATCTGCAACACTGTGGACTACGCCAAGCTGGTTTGCGAAGAAACGCGGCTTCAAGACGTCATCGGCGGTTTTCATCTGCTCGACAGTCCGCCGGAAATTCTCGAACAAACCTGTGCGCATTTGAAAAAGCAGAATGTGAAGATCTTGCATGCGGCGCATTGCACCGATCTCGCGGCCAAAATACGCTTGGCGCAGAATTTTACGCTAAAGGAAGTGGGCGTGGGATTGGTACTGGAATACGATTGA
- a CDS encoding DEAD/DEAH box helicase, with protein MSIDFKALGIRREIHTYLAENGIATPTPIQEEAIPVILSGKDVIAQAQTGTGKTLAFLLPFLEKIDPKKPYTQCLVVTPTRELALQITEEASRLADILGIGVLSVHGGQSLMQQRRKLKGDDAIHLVIGTPGRILDQYRRKALSLSGVTRLVLDEADTMLHMGFLTEVEEVIRLTSGNRQSVICSATLPPKVRNLARQYMKKPTVIQVQSPKVTLDEIRQVMMELSADDKLDRLCQLIDLYTPYLAIVFCHTRQKAIALNLALGQRGYNTDEFHGDMSQNKRQQVLKRFSEAKLQILVASDIAARGLDIEGVTHVFNYDIPHDVESYIHRIGRTGRAGEKGMAITFVEEAERRYLRLIEQGIRSPLEKIRPDGHSIIKRAPRAKVAEEPGLKPPLPKRLEKKKKITGHSGKNHRSNRKPKATPGSEDGKPRTTSKARPGRTRK; from the coding sequence ATGTCTATCGACTTTAAAGCGCTCGGCATTCGGCGTGAGATACATACGTATTTGGCTGAAAACGGTATTGCGACCCCTACCCCGATTCAGGAAGAAGCGATTCCTGTCATTCTCTCCGGCAAGGACGTCATCGCGCAAGCGCAGACCGGCACCGGCAAAACGCTGGCATTTCTGTTGCCGTTTTTAGAAAAAATCGATCCGAAGAAACCGTACACGCAGTGTCTCGTCGTCACACCGACGCGCGAGCTGGCTTTGCAAATCACGGAAGAAGCCTCGCGTCTTGCTGACATTCTCGGCATCGGCGTGCTTTCCGTACACGGCGGCCAATCTTTGATGCAGCAACGGCGCAAGTTAAAAGGCGACGACGCGATCCATCTTGTGATCGGCACGCCAGGCCGTATTCTCGACCAATACCGCCGCAAGGCCTTGTCGCTGTCCGGCGTTACGCGCCTCGTCCTCGATGAAGCGGACACGATGCTGCACATGGGCTTTTTGACCGAAGTGGAAGAAGTCATCCGTTTGACGTCCGGCAACCGCCAAAGCGTAATTTGTTCGGCGACGCTGCCGCCCAAGGTGCGCAACCTGGCACGCCAGTATATGAAAAAACCGACCGTCATCCAGGTGCAAAGCCCGAAAGTGACGCTGGATGAAATTCGTCAGGTCATGATGGAACTGTCTGCCGACGACAAGCTCGACCGTCTCTGCCAATTGATCGACTTGTACACGCCGTATCTGGCGATCGTCTTCTGCCACACCCGGCAAAAAGCAATCGCACTCAACCTGGCGCTTGGTCAGCGCGGCTACAACACCGACGAATTTCACGGCGACATGTCGCAAAACAAACGCCAACAGGTGCTGAAGCGCTTCAGTGAAGCCAAGCTGCAAATTCTCGTCGCCAGCGACATTGCCGCACGCGGCCTCGATATCGAAGGCGTCACGCATGTCTTCAACTACGATATCCCGCATGACGTGGAAAGCTACATCCATCGCATCGGCCGCACCGGCCGCGCCGGTGAAAAAGGCATGGCGATCACCTTTGTCGAAGAAGCGGAGCGCCGCTACCTTCGCCTGATCGAACAGGGCATCCGCTCACCGCTGGAAAAGATCCGTCCGGACGGTCATAGCATTATCAAGCGCGCCCCTCGCGCCAAAGTCGCCGAAGAGCCGGGCCTTAAACCGCCGCTGCCGAAGCGCCTGGAAAAGAAGAAAAAGATCACCGGTCACAGCGGCAAAAACCACCGCAGCAACCGCAAACCGAAAGCGACTCCCGGCAGTGAAGACGGCAAACCGCGGACAACAAGTAAAGCACGTCCTGGGCGGACGCGAAAATAG
- a CDS encoding DNA topoisomerase III yields MSKAVVLAEKPSVGRDLARVLRCAKQGNGYFENDKYIVTWALGHLVTLADPESYDERYKSWKMEDLPMLPEPLKLVVIKQTGRQYNTVKEQLLRKDVNEVIIATDAGREGELVARWILAKAHVNKPVKRLWISSVTDKAIQDGFRNLKPGRDYENLYASAVARSEADWLVGMNASRALTCRYNAQLSCGRVQTPTLAIIAQREEEIQTFKPRTFYGIAAAVPGARFFWQDAKTKETRTFSKEACDKLVRELQGKELQIVDVDKAYKKTPAPSLYDLTELQRDANKLYSFSAKDTLNIMQRLYETHKILTYPRTDSRYISADIVDTLPERIRACTVGPYAKLGGKALRGNVRTNKHVVDDSKVSDHHAIIPTEQAVFLNNLDDKERKIYDLVVKRFLAALHPAFEYEQTTLRAKIGGETFAAKGKRVIAQGWKEVYENKYEDEDAAKDDLVDQSLPELHKGDVLKVAGLSQTKGETKPPPLFNEATLLTAMENPAKYISSSDETLKKTLGETGGLGTVATRADIIEKLFNSFLIEKKGKDLHITSKGKQLLELVPRDLKSPELTANWEQKLAAIAKGALNKTSFINEMRAYARAVVTDIKNSQEQYRHDNMTRTKCPDCGKYMLEVNGKKGKMLVCQDRECGHRKGIARVTNARCPNCHKKMEMRGEGDARLFVCGCGHREKLSSFNERREKETSKVSKSDVNQYLRNQSKAKEEPLNSALADALAKLKLK; encoded by the coding sequence ATGAGTAAAGCAGTGGTATTGGCGGAAAAGCCTTCAGTAGGGCGTGACTTGGCGCGGGTATTGCGCTGCGCCAAGCAGGGCAACGGCTATTTTGAAAACGATAAATATATCGTGACCTGGGCGCTCGGGCATCTGGTGACGCTGGCCGATCCGGAAAGCTACGATGAGCGCTATAAGTCATGGAAGATGGAAGATCTGCCGATGCTGCCCGAACCGCTCAAGCTGGTTGTCATCAAGCAGACCGGGCGGCAATATAACACAGTCAAGGAACAGTTGCTGCGCAAGGACGTCAATGAAGTGATCATCGCGACCGATGCCGGACGCGAGGGTGAATTGGTAGCGCGCTGGATTTTGGCCAAGGCGCATGTGAACAAGCCGGTCAAGCGGCTTTGGATCTCATCGGTCACTGACAAGGCGATCCAGGACGGATTTCGCAATTTAAAACCCGGCCGCGACTATGAAAATCTCTACGCTTCGGCAGTGGCGCGCTCGGAAGCGGATTGGCTGGTCGGGATGAATGCCTCGCGGGCGCTGACCTGCCGCTACAATGCGCAGCTTTCCTGCGGCCGCGTGCAAACGCCGACGCTGGCGATCATTGCGCAGCGCGAAGAGGAAATTCAAACGTTTAAACCGCGCACATTTTACGGCATCGCGGCCGCGGTGCCGGGCGCTCGTTTTTTCTGGCAGGATGCCAAGACAAAAGAAACAAGGACGTTCAGTAAAGAAGCCTGCGATAAGCTTGTACGTGAACTGCAAGGCAAAGAATTGCAAATCGTCGATGTGGACAAGGCTTACAAAAAGACGCCTGCACCGTCGCTTTACGACCTGACCGAATTGCAGCGCGACGCCAATAAACTGTATAGTTTTTCGGCAAAGGACACGCTTAATATCATGCAGCGCCTCTATGAGACGCATAAGATATTGACGTATCCGCGCACCGATTCGCGCTATATCTCGGCGGACATTGTCGACACGCTGCCGGAGCGGATTCGCGCCTGCACCGTCGGACCGTACGCGAAATTGGGCGGCAAGGCGCTGCGCGGCAACGTCAGAACGAACAAACATGTCGTCGACGACAGTAAGGTATCCGATCATCATGCGATCATTCCGACCGAACAGGCGGTGTTTCTCAACAATCTCGACGATAAGGAACGCAAGATTTACGACTTGGTTGTGAAGCGCTTCCTGGCCGCGTTGCATCCGGCCTTCGAATATGAGCAGACGACGCTTAGGGCCAAGATCGGCGGCGAAACGTTCGCTGCCAAAGGCAAGCGTGTGATTGCGCAGGGCTGGAAAGAAGTCTATGAAAACAAATATGAGGATGAAGACGCCGCTAAAGATGATTTGGTCGATCAAAGCCTACCCGAGTTGCACAAGGGCGATGTACTGAAAGTGGCCGGACTCTCACAGACCAAGGGGGAAACGAAACCGCCGCCTTTGTTCAACGAAGCGACGCTGCTCACGGCGATGGAAAATCCGGCGAAATACATCAGCAGCAGCGATGAGACGCTGAAGAAGACGCTCGGCGAAACTGGCGGGCTCGGTACTGTTGCGACGCGGGCCGACATCATCGAAAAATTGTTCAACAGTTTTCTGATCGAAAAAAAAGGCAAGGATTTGCACATCACGTCAAAAGGCAAACAGCTTTTGGAACTGGTGCCGCGCGATCTGAAATCGCCGGAACTGACCGCGAACTGGGAACAAAAGTTGGCCGCGATTGCGAAAGGCGCACTGAATAAGACCTCGTTCATTAATGAAATGCGCGCGTATGCCCGCGCGGTCGTGACGGACATCAAAAACAGTCAGGAACAATATCGGCATGACAATATGACCCGCACGAAGTGTCCCGACTGCGGCAAGTATATGCTCGAAGTCAACGGCAAGAAAGGCAAAATGCTGGTCTGTCAGGACCGTGAGTGCGGCCATCGCAAGGGTATTGCCAGGGTTACGAACGCTCGCTGCCCGAACTGCCACAAGAAGATGGAAATGCGCGGCGAAGGCGACGCCCGTCTGTTTGTCTGCGGCTGCGGTCATCGGGAAAAATTGTCGTCGTTCAACGAACGGCGCGAAAAAGAGACGTCGAAGGTTTCGAAGAGCGATGTGAATCAATATTTGCGCAATCAGAGCAAGGCGAAAGAAGAGCCGCTGAATTCGGCGCTGGCCGATGCGCTGGCGAAACTTAAACTGAAATAA
- a CDS encoding aldo/keto reductase, with product MIIGSATPEGTKKYAQDHPAIAYHSLGGLDLAVSPVGFGCYRVAAGSEEQREALAQALLSGVNMIDTSANYTDGQSEELVGLVLNELIGQGKIARDQVVVISKAGYLQGQNYLLSQERKSAGKEFSDLVIYGEGLEHCIHPDFLADQLERSLKRLNLSCLDCYLLHNPEYYLTWAKQHRVGRREARGEYLQRFRQAFTHLEAEVAAGRISSYGVSSNTFVRPQSHYEFTCLQELWELAQDISPQHHFRVVQFPLNLMEPGGVLQKNQPCGLSVLDYAREQGLGVLTNRTLNAIKEGKLVRLSEQAYKGQASEEAKRYKAKVEKVTEDWLGTDNLSQLAVRVLRSTAGISTALVGMRRMSYVQDVVLELERDCLQKERQKNWQRLRGC from the coding sequence ATGATAATAGGCTCAGCCACACCCGAGGGAACAAAAAAATATGCGCAAGATCATCCTGCCATTGCTTATCACAGCTTGGGCGGGCTGGATTTGGCGGTCAGTCCTGTTGGGTTCGGCTGTTACCGTGTCGCCGCTGGCAGCGAAGAGCAGCGCGAGGCGTTGGCGCAAGCCTTATTGTCCGGGGTGAACATGATCGATACCAGTGCAAATTACACCGATGGACAATCGGAAGAATTGGTCGGGCTTGTGCTAAACGAACTGATCGGTCAGGGGAAAATCGCACGCGATCAGGTGGTTGTCATCTCCAAAGCGGGATATCTGCAAGGGCAGAATTATCTGCTGAGTCAGGAACGAAAGAGCGCGGGCAAAGAATTTTCCGATTTGGTCATTTATGGCGAAGGTTTGGAACATTGCATCCATCCCGATTTTTTGGCGGATCAGCTTGAACGGAGCCTGAAGCGCTTAAATTTATCGTGTCTCGATTGCTACTTGCTGCACAATCCGGAATATTATCTGACCTGGGCGAAGCAGCACCGGGTAGGACGACGGGAGGCGCGCGGCGAATATCTGCAGCGTTTTCGTCAGGCTTTCACGCATCTCGAAGCAGAAGTCGCCGCAGGCCGGATCAGCTCGTACGGCGTCAGTTCCAACACCTTCGTCAGGCCGCAGAGCCATTATGAATTCACCTGTTTGCAGGAACTATGGGAATTGGCGCAGGATATTTCGCCGCAACACCATTTTCGCGTGGTGCAGTTTCCCTTGAACTTGATGGAACCCGGCGGCGTATTGCAAAAAAATCAGCCGTGCGGCCTTTCCGTTCTTGATTACGCCCGCGAACAGGGGCTCGGCGTATTGACCAATCGCACGCTCAATGCGATCAAAGAAGGCAAGCTCGTTCGTTTATCCGAACAGGCCTATAAGGGGCAAGCAAGCGAAGAGGCGAAGAGATATAAGGCAAAAGTGGAAAAAGTGACGGAAGACTGGTTGGGTACGGACAATCTTAGCCAATTGGCAGTAAGGGTGTTGCGTTCTACGGCGGGCATCAGCACGGCTCTCGTCGGGATGCGCCGCATGAGTTATGTTCAGGATGTTGTTTTGGAACTAGAGCGTGATTGTTTGCAGAAAGAACGGCAAAAAAACTGGCAACGATTGCGTGGTTGCTGA